Proteins from one Anopheles nili chromosome 2, idAnoNiliSN_F5_01, whole genome shotgun sequence genomic window:
- the LOC128730611 gene encoding mitochondrial import inner membrane translocase subunit Tim17-A, whose amino-acid sequence MEEYAREPCPYRIVDDCGGAFAMGCIGGGVFQAIKGFRNAPSGFNRRLLGSLTAIKSRSPIIAGNFAVWGGMFSTIDCTLVHFRKKEDPWNSIISGAATGGILAARNGVPAMIGSAVIGGVLLALIEGVGIMFTRISAEQFRNPTPPTDDPSVLGDPGQQQMSSATPSPFAFGQSGQNYQ is encoded by the exons ATGGAAGAATATGCGCGAGAACCTTGTCCTTATCGTATAGTAGACGACTGCGGAGGTGCCTTTGCCATGGGATGCATTGGAGGTGGTGTATTTCAAGCGATAAAAGGATTTCGCAATGCTCCATCAGGATTTAATCGTCGACTA CTAGGAAGTTTAACTGCGATTAAAAGTCGCTCGCCTATAATTGCTGGTAATTTTGCCGTATGGGGAGGAATGTTTAGCACAATCGATTGCACGCTGGTACATTTCCGCAAAAAAGAGGATCCATGGAATTCCATTATAAGCGGGGCGGCCACAGGCGGCATCCTGGCTGCTCGAAACGGTGTCCCGGCTATGATTGGCAGTGCGGTGATCGGTGGAGTCTTGTTAGCTTTGATCGAGGGTGTCGGTATAATGTTTACTCGTATTTCTGCTGAGCAGTTTCGAAACCCAACTCCCCCGACGGATGATCCTTCAGTACTCGGTGATCCTGGTCAACAACAAATGTCCTCAGCTACTCCTtctcctttcgctttcggtcAATCTGGACAAAATTATCAGTAA
- the LOC128724664 gene encoding nuclear receptor binding SET domain protein, which produces MSNSTSEAIPLRNGTEFNIDRAKAQTSSHDETLLLSPAAAQKRVESQERTPKGQKIAKQLLSNGKKGLKNVKKQTHGGQIETDENSNSVLRSPTRYLMKQLVTTLSPKWTEIKIDEDRRVSRYGRHQKQKENIDYVPVELMRYVGNSPQKAKSKIEQIDRGSNNLTSPIQQETSELNECLGMMLPAVEKRDEQLLSMEEIQIIHMDESFEVGKVEENGFLDLDANANDSKNHSMLECVDADNASMDLNCRYNEGDICWGSLSKKKLHWPCIVRTRPKNKNSMGNSVKKQMEIEVNFFSDKGSALIASIKENCMLPFEGTDKYCDSIKNLEFGKDMRKAIRSKMSKIWYRACAIAEEFTVIPIAERLNKFDTKVSLDKARLNISKNRSRLENGRKIHDSTQSATQLGFAIKRERSDSPESPAYDALPIISTIHDQNEAKKMKISTSAKQNNLDENVDHDNETSVHQDAHAIKSTSFNQIEYNDVLMFCRIYLFDGHTSRDVEEKLQQYVQMICCLKQDPRRGTQRTVSRQRMQVLRKSYEKLGLQELTLNNGNNASSKLSTPPVRIKKEEQSLEEKFIYQLDRKYLFKGVQKGFVCFICNRPKNVTKCTKCRRHVHLVCLTNDPMRHITMQQLIADKRFLCDECSTPNDKSVLSWQKCFVCNDENDEIKAETKYKCIDIACTHQYHISCLQLYPQYRTVKEKVIVCPCHVCHTCVSNNARGTAEVTKAPLIRCIKCPATYHPDEACVPAGSELLTTSQLICPKHSLEQIPLNVNWCFLCCNGGDLICCETCPISFHRQCLPVSLPDGKYSCEECESGRMPLYNEIVVAKYGQFRWWPAITVPPPKIPEKMLLLQHNPSSICVKFFDSHDMAWMNRRRMYLYKKEDSENLGREKTGNIEKKYRRAMIEAMQIYKILETMKKSPQLNRKHNQKNPTKYAKIMVNRYIPPLKPPLASRQHDTSEDYVCHCKPTDDDPCGPTSSCINRAIMMECSSNTCPAKDRCSNQRFAKRIYPALEVRYFVDKGFGLVALDDLQSGQFIIEYIGEVINSQEFDRRIKAMQSSKEENFYFFTVEPDMTIDAGPKGNVARFINHSCEPNCETQKWTIGELRVIGLFAIKDIKAGEELTFNYNLESLGNSKRICLCGSVKCSGYIGEKYRPPKEAVLTTVNKRRPSNINKKTGKNQKSKKAGLTKKRITPRLVKAKKNIQTVNDDLDIISDPGPEQVDLLNSSDRMLLPIGSIKAEVEDDDG; this is translated from the exons ATGTCTAACAGCACTTCAGAAGCAATACCATTACGAAATGGCACGGAATTCAACATTGATAGGGCAAAAG CACAAACTTCCAGTCATGATGAAACTTTATTACTTTCGCCTGCCGCTGCACAAAAACGTGTTGAATCTCAGGAACGCACGCCAAAAGGGCAGAAAATAGCAAAGCAGTTACTAAGCAACGGAAAGAAAGgattgaaaaatgtaaaaaaacaaacccatggAGGTCAAATAGAAACCGATGAGAATAGTAATAGTGTCCTGCGATCTCCTACCCGATATCTTATGAAACAACTTGTGACTACTTTGAGTCCCAAATGGActgaaattaaaatagatGAAGATCGACGAGTCAGTCGCTATGGAAGACATCAAAAGCAGAAGGAAAATATTGATTATGTCCCTGTTGAGCTGATGCGATACGTTGGAAATTCACCtcaaaaagcaaaatcaaaaaTTGAGCAAATAGATCGTGGCTCTAACAATTTGACATCGCC TATTCAGCAGGAAACGAGTGAGCTAAATGAATGCCTTGGAATGATGTTGCCTGCGGTAGAAAAGAGGGATGAGCAGTTGCTGAGTATGgaagaaattcaaattattcacATGGACGAGAGTTTCGAGGTGGGCAAAGTGGAAGAAAACGGATTTTTAGACCTTGATGCTAATGCAAACGACAGTAAAAATCATAGCATGCTGGAATGTGTTGATGCCGACAATGCCTCGATGGATTTGAATTGCAGGTACAATGAAGGAGACATATGTTGGGGCTCACTATCGAAGAAAAAACTCCACTGGCCATGCATCGTGCGCACAAGACCAAAGAATAAGAACAGCATGGGTAATAGCgttaaaaaacaaatggaaattgaagTGAACTTTTTTAGTGATAAGGGTTCAGCTTTGATAGCTTCCATAAAAGAAAACTGCATGCTACCCTTCGAAGGAACAGACAAATACTGCGATAGCATCAAAAACTTGGAGTTCGGGAAGGACATGAGAAAAGCAATAAGGTCCAAAATGTCAAAGATATGGTACAGAGCCTGTGCAATTGCAGAAGAATTCACTGTAATTCCCATTGCGGAGCGTTTAAACAAATTCGATACAAAGGTGAGTCTGGATAAGGCGCGTTTAAATATATCAAAAAACCGTTCGCGGTTAGAAAATGGTAGAAAAATTCACGATTCAACCCAATCTGCTACACAACTGGGATTTGCCATAAAAAGAGAACGTTCTGATTCGCCAGAAAGTCCGGCCTATGATGCACTTCCAATTATTTCTACAATTCATgatcaaaatgaagcaaaaaagatgaaaatctCGACgtctgcaaaacaaaacaatctgGATGAAAATGTAGATCATGATAATGAAACATCTGTTCATCAGGATGCACATGCTATAAAATCAACTTCTTTCAATCAAATCGAATACAATGATGTTCTCATGTTCTGCCGGATTTATCTATTTGATGGGCACACAAGTCGTGACGTCGAAGAAAAGCTACAACAATATGTGCAAATGATATGTTGTCTTAAGCAAGATCCAAGACGTGGTACTCAACGTACTGTCAGTCGACAACGAATGCAAGTGTTGCGGAAGTCATATGAAAAATTAGGCCTTCAAGAATTGACATTGAACAATGGCAACAACGCCAGTTCAAAACTGTCGACTCCTCCGGTTCGtattaaaaaagaagaacaaagtTTAGAAGAAAAGTTCATCTATCAGCTTGATCGCAAATATCTATTTAAAGGTGTTCAAAAAggatttgtgtgttttatttgtaaTCGTCctaaaaatgtcacaaaatGTACCAAGTGTCGTCGCCATGTGCATTTAGTATGCTTGACAAACGATCCTATGCGACATATAACCATGCAGCAGCTTATTGCCGACAAGCGTTTTCTTTGTGATGAATGCTCTACACCAAATGATAAAAGCGTTTTAAGCTGGCAGAAATGCTTCGTATGCAATGATGAAAACGACGAAATTAAAGCAGAAACGAAATATAAATGCATAGACATCGCTTGTACTCACCAGTATCATATCTCCTGTTTGCAGTTGTATCCCCAGTATCGTAcggtaaaagaaaaagtaaTTGTTTGTCCTTGTCACGTTTGCCATACGTGTGTGTCAAATAATGCTAGAGGAACAGCGGAAGTGACGAAAGCTCCCTTAATCCGCTGTATCAAATGTCCGGCTACATATCATCCCGATGAGGCGTGCGTACCGGCTGGATCGGAATTACTTACCACATCTCAGTTGATCTGCCCTAAGCATAGCCTGGAACAAATACCCTTGAATGTtaattggtgttttttgtgctGTAACGGAGGAGATTTAATTTGCTGCGAGACGTGTCCGATATCTTTCCATCGACAATGCCTTCCAGTCTCGCTACCAGATGGAAAGTATTCCTGCGAGGAATGCGAATCTGGAAGAATGCCATTATATAATGAGATAGTGGTTGCCAAATACGGTCAGTTTCGCTGGTGGCCTGCAATAACAGTACCTCCTCCAAAAATTCCAGAAAAGATGTTACTATTGCAACATAATCCTTCCAGTATATGTGTGAAATTTTTCGATTCCCATGATATGGCGTGGATGAATCGAAGGCGAATGTATCTATATAAAAAAGAAGACTCTGAAAAtttgggaagagaaaaaacaggcaatatagaaaaaaaatatcgtcgTGCAATGATCGAGGCAATGCAAATATACAAGATCTTAGAAACAATGAAGAAGTCGCCTCAGTTGAACAGGAAACACAATCAGAAAAACCCTACAAAGTATGCAAAGATTATGGTGAATCGTTATATTCCTCCTCTAAAACCACCGCTCGCTAGTCGACAGCATGATACGTCAGAAGACTACGTTTGTCACTGTAAACCGACAGATGATGATCCCTGTGGTCCGACGTCATCATGTATAAATCGTGCAATTATGATGGAATGTAGTTCAAATACTTGTCCGGCAAAGGATCGCTGTTCAAACCAACGTTTTGCCAAGCGCATTTATCCTGCACTTGAAGTCCGTTATTTTGTTGATAAAGGATTCGGCTTGGTTGCGCTTGATGATTTGCAAAGTGGTCAATTCATTATTGAGTATATCGGCGAAGTAATAAATTCTCAGGAATTTGATCGACGCATCAAGGCGATGCAATCGTCAAAAGAAgagaatttttatttcttcactgTTGAACCCGACATGACGATTGATGCTGGTCCTAAAGGAAACGTGGCTCGATTCATAAATCACTCTTGCGAGCCAAACTGTGAAACTCAGAAATGGACGATAGGAGAATTGCGTGTCATCGGCTTATTTGCGATAAAGGATATAAAAGCG GGTGAAGAATTAACTTTCAACTATAATTTGGAAAGTTTGGGTAACAGCAAACGCATTTGCTTGTGTGGATCTGTTAAATGTTCCGGTTATATTGGAGAAAAATATCGACCACCGAAGGAGGCAGTGTTGACCACTGTAAATAAAAGGCGGCCTTCAAACATTAATAAGAAAACGGGAAAGAATCAGAAATCCAAAAAAGCTGGGCTTactaaaaaaaggataacaccAAGATTGGTAAAGGCCAAGAAAAATATCCAGACTGTTAATGATGACTTAGATATAATATCTGATCCCGGACCCGAGCAAGTAGACTTATTGAATTCGAGTGACCGTATGCTACTTCCAATTGGTAGCATCAAAGCTGAGGTGGAAGACGATGATGGCTAA
- the LOC128720090 gene encoding uncharacterized protein LOC128720090, translated as MAKTKWNLLFATFILSCVSLATLIVALCTPYWVTAEAYERDAYKNSEINYGLFAGSLTQNFLRNPRYYDLALTCLYHEYVCAYSCQADEESRSDEILRLLKGLRPLDCPARTSKTKLYIDEMMLSYTRQSEEVFERSNFINTGLWVSTVVFLGIAISFAALSVSFSIINVLFNPVEPIFSVFGMYIWNGVTIASGTLTMIMWGALFGNTLSNNIAITDTLTIQIPYSSTGLASLGASYWILFVPILLHGVNEGLLIWRFYIINKEPPPTTIDVDRSDLTIIMY; from the exons atggccaaaacgaaatggaaccTTTTATTTGCTACATTTATTCTATCGTGTGTTTCGTTGGCCACTCTCATAGTTGCACTTTGTACTCCTTATTGG GTTACAGCTGAAGCTTACGAAAGAGATGCTTATAAAAATAGTGAAATAAACTACGGATTATTTGCAGGCTCTTTAACACAAAACTTTCTGCGCAATCCACGATACTACGATCTGGCAT taACATGTCTATATCATGAATATGTTTGTGCATATAGCTGCCAAGCAGATGAGGAAAGTCGATCAGATGAGATTTTAAGACTTTTAAAGGGCTTACGCCCGTTGGACTGCCCAGCGCGAACTTCAAAAACGAAATTGTACATCGATGAAATGATGTTGTCATATACCCGACAAAGTGAAGAAGTTTTCGAACGCAGCAACTTTATCAACACGGGACTTTGGGTCTCAACTGTAGTTTTTTTAGGAATAGCTATAAGTTTTGCAGCACTGTCAGTTAGTTTTTCCattataaatgtgcttttcaATCCGGTGGAGCCAATTTTCAGCGTTTTTGGAATGTACATTTGGAATGGGGTGACTATAGCATCTGGTACACTTACCATGATAATGTGGGGGGCTTTGTTTGGAAACACTCTTAGCAATAATATAGCCATCACGGATACGCTCACCATACAAATACCATACAGTTCAACTGGTTTAGCTTCATTAGGAGCAAGTTATTGGATTTTATTTGTACCAATCTTGTTGCACGGTGTTAATGAAGGCCTACTCATATGGCGATTTTACATCATTAACAAGGAACCACCACCGACTACGATTGATGTGGATAGGTCCGATTTGACTATAATTATGTATTAA
- the LOC128731958 gene encoding uncharacterized protein LOC128731958 — protein sequence MACKCRLGTKLRICIILIVVSCLCLDNVKGSCLSYGHSCWGAHGKRASPPGRTVSNEGSGALQFKPQPLLDQSNPLPAALTTAERWALVRVLPEKNIYNTFSKVIHSPPALPAASLIFNDDLGLFGADPPTIKLDSINSAIGTSVDTSYDPKTPASTEQDLVVGDERLLAAIASPNERRRDHRQKKKGQSTSTRKGDTRFGGIDDSYDDNMSLDRNWAPNNDDIGQMLLLNAAAAAASAISDNDATGATTQFKRKLFNGSTKISLPLNA from the exons ATGGCTTGCAAGTGTCGTTTGGGCACCAAACTTCGGATTTGTATTATCCTGATCGTAGTATCGTGCCTATGTTTAGACAACGTTAAAG GATCTTGTCTCAGCTATGGCCATTCGTGTTGGGGAG CACATGGCAAACGAGCCAGCCCACCGGGACGAACAGTTTCTAATGAAGGATCAGGAGCGTTGCAGTTTAAACCACAGCCGCTGCTGGACCAATCCAATCCACTCCCGGCTGCTCTAACCACCGCGGAACGGTGGGCTTTGGTTAGAGTTCTCCCGGAAAAG AACATTTATAACACATTTAGCAAGGTGATACATTCCCCACCGGCATTGCCAGCGGCATCTTTAATATTCAACGATGACTTAGGCTTGTTCGGAGCAGATCCACCGACGATTAAATTGGATTCGATCAACAGCGCCATAGGAACATCGGTTGACACAAGCTATGA CCCAAAAACGCCAGCGTCGACGGAGCAGGATCTGGTTGTCGGTGATGAACGTCTTCTCGCCGCAATTGCATCTCCCAACGAGCGTAGAAGAGATCAtagacaaaagaaaaaaggacaatctACGAGCACACGCAAAGGCGATACCAGGTTTGGTGGAATCGACGATAGCTATGATGATAACATGAGCTTGGACCGAAATTGGGCCCCGAACAATGACGACATCGGCCAAATGTTGCTTCTTAATGCGGCAGCAGCTGCCGCATCGGCTATTTCGGACAATGACGCCACTGGTGCTACAACGCAGTTTAAACGGAAATTGTTTAACGGTAGCACTAAAATTTCTCTTCCGTTGAACGCTTAG